The following proteins are co-located in the Conyzicola lurida genome:
- a CDS encoding glycosyltransferase, with amino-acid sequence MADDVRRVAMVSMHTSPAATPGQADAGGMNVAILGLARELAGRGIAVDLLTRSSGQSTVTDIAPGITLHELEAGPPGIVAKEDLSSVADEFGEAVARLAGRESGRYDVIHAHYWISGIAALPVAIELGIPFVQSFHTLGDMKHRAMIDEVPTEPQRRVRSESFLANQADAVIASSTAEVDALLEQVGAPAEHVWIMPPGVDTGLFAPRPEAGAAVREALGIEADRPVIAVVGRVQELKGQRLAVRVLAALPEPRPVLVIAGRPTPGAESYFLALHELAAELGVVDDLRFTGALEREAVAELFAAATLTLVPSHSETFGLVALESAASGTPVVAQRVSGLVESVSDGESGLLIDSRDPADWARAIGVLLDNPAAYAELARSARAFAEGFSWETSVSVLLDVYESVAARPVL; translated from the coding sequence ATGGCGGACGACGTGCGGCGAGTGGCGATGGTTTCGATGCACACGTCCCCGGCGGCGACTCCCGGTCAGGCGGATGCCGGCGGGATGAACGTCGCGATACTGGGGCTCGCGCGCGAACTCGCCGGACGTGGCATCGCCGTCGACCTGTTGACACGGTCGTCCGGACAGTCGACCGTGACCGACATCGCCCCCGGAATCACGCTGCACGAACTCGAGGCCGGGCCGCCCGGCATCGTCGCCAAGGAGGACCTCTCGAGCGTCGCCGACGAATTCGGGGAGGCCGTCGCGCGCCTGGCCGGCCGCGAATCGGGGCGGTACGACGTGATCCACGCGCACTACTGGATCAGCGGAATCGCCGCGCTGCCCGTGGCGATCGAGCTGGGCATCCCGTTCGTGCAGAGTTTCCACACGCTGGGCGACATGAAGCACCGCGCCATGATCGACGAGGTGCCGACCGAGCCGCAGCGACGGGTTCGCAGCGAGTCGTTCCTCGCGAATCAGGCCGACGCGGTGATCGCGAGTTCGACCGCCGAGGTCGACGCCCTGCTCGAACAGGTGGGTGCGCCGGCCGAACACGTCTGGATCATGCCCCCGGGCGTCGATACCGGGCTGTTCGCTCCGCGCCCCGAGGCCGGCGCGGCCGTGCGGGAGGCGCTCGGCATCGAGGCCGACCGACCGGTGATCGCCGTCGTCGGACGCGTGCAGGAGCTCAAAGGCCAGCGGCTCGCGGTGCGCGTGCTCGCTGCCCTGCCCGAACCGCGTCCCGTGCTGGTGATCGCCGGGCGACCGACGCCGGGCGCCGAGAGCTACTTCCTCGCGCTGCACGAGCTCGCCGCCGAACTGGGGGTCGTCGACGACCTGAGGTTCACCGGTGCGCTCGAGCGGGAGGCGGTGGCCGAGCTGTTCGCGGCCGCGACCCTCACACTGGTGCCGTCGCACTCCGAGACGTTCGGGCTCGTCGCGCTGGAGTCCGCGGCGAGCGGCACGCCCGTGGTCGCGCAGCGGGTGTCGGGCCTGGTCGAGTCGGTCTCCGACGGGGAGTCGGGCCTGCTCATCGACTCGCGCGACCCGGCTGACTGGGCGCGCGCGATCGGCGTGCTGCTCGACAACCCCGCCGCCTACGCCGAGCTCGCGCGGTCGGCGCGCGCGTTCGCGGAGGGGTTCAGCTGGGAGACGTCCGTCTCGGTGCTGCTCGACGTGTACGAGAGCGTGGCGGCGCGGCCGGTGTTGTAG
- a CDS encoding SDR family NAD(P)-dependent oxidoreductase: protein MTKTIVLTGASSGIGAVAAGRLADEGWEVAVVGRNPERTASVAASVGGTPFIADYDRLDDVRALATALLDRYPRIDVLANNAGGLISEKGVTADGHERTIQHNHLAPFLLTNLLLPRLLESGARVVSTSSLMNLVGDVRLDDMEWTKRPWFGGWRAYGTSKLATVLFTRELAKRTGLDAYSFHPGYVSTGFGAQDRLMRVSQAIKPGGFGIPATQGAEPLVLLATGAGSPAPSGTYYDQLKPFGRTRKQADDTDLAAGLWIKSGQLVGL from the coding sequence ATGACGAAAACAATCGTGCTCACGGGAGCCAGCTCGGGCATCGGCGCTGTCGCCGCCGGGCGGCTCGCGGACGAGGGCTGGGAAGTCGCGGTCGTGGGGCGCAATCCGGAGCGGACGGCGTCGGTCGCGGCATCCGTCGGCGGCACGCCGTTTATCGCCGACTACGACCGTCTCGACGACGTGCGTGCGCTCGCGACGGCCCTGCTCGACCGGTATCCCCGCATCGACGTGCTCGCCAACAACGCGGGCGGACTGATCAGCGAGAAGGGCGTCACGGCCGACGGGCACGAGCGGACGATCCAGCACAACCACCTCGCGCCGTTCCTGCTGACGAACCTGCTGCTGCCGCGCCTGCTCGAGAGCGGGGCGCGTGTCGTCTCGACCTCCAGCCTGATGAATCTGGTGGGCGACGTGCGGCTCGACGACATGGAATGGACCAAACGGCCGTGGTTCGGCGGATGGCGCGCCTACGGCACCAGCAAGCTCGCGACGGTGCTGTTCACGCGGGAACTGGCGAAGCGCACGGGACTCGACGCGTACTCGTTCCACCCGGGCTATGTGTCGACCGGTTTCGGCGCCCAGGACCGGTTGATGCGCGTCTCGCAGGCGATCAAGCCGGGCGGGTTCGGGATTCCGGCGACGCAGGGCGCCGAGCCGCTGGTGCTGCTGGCGACCGGGGCGGGGTCGCCCGCTCCGAGCGGCACGTACTACGACCAGCTGAAGCCGTTCGGGCGCACCCGCAAGCAGGCCGACGACACGGATCTCGCCGCCGGGCTGTGGATCAAGAGCGGGCAGTTGGTGGGGTTGTAG
- a CDS encoding crotonase/enoyl-CoA hydratase family protein produces the protein MTQSSDDQPRITTERDGHVLLIGFDRADKRNAADFRMLQELSLAYAELENDPELRVALVFAHGDHFTAGLDLADVGPRIGADGLDITAEGGINPWQVSGVSLTKPVVIAVQGTCLTLGIELMLASDIVVAAASTRFGQLEVARGILPFGGATIRFPRAVGWGNAMRWILTGDLFDAAEALRLGLVQEVVPDGEQYARGLELARRIAAQAPLAVQAALANARLAVRDSDAAAEAALQPDLVRLAASEDAAIGMRAFLSRTPAEFVGR, from the coding sequence ATGACGCAGAGTAGCGACGACCAGCCCCGCATCACCACCGAGCGCGACGGCCACGTGCTGCTCATCGGCTTCGACCGTGCCGACAAGCGCAATGCCGCCGACTTCCGCATGCTGCAGGAACTGTCGCTCGCCTACGCCGAACTGGAGAACGACCCCGAGCTGCGGGTCGCCCTCGTCTTCGCCCACGGCGACCACTTCACGGCCGGACTAGACCTCGCCGACGTCGGCCCGCGCATCGGCGCCGACGGGCTCGACATCACCGCCGAGGGCGGCATCAACCCGTGGCAGGTCTCCGGCGTCTCGCTCACCAAGCCGGTCGTTATCGCCGTTCAGGGCACGTGCCTCACGCTCGGCATCGAGCTGATGCTCGCCTCCGACATCGTCGTCGCGGCCGCGTCGACCCGTTTCGGCCAGCTCGAGGTCGCCCGCGGCATCCTGCCGTTCGGCGGTGCGACCATTCGATTCCCCCGTGCGGTCGGCTGGGGCAACGCCATGCGCTGGATCCTCACCGGCGACCTGTTCGACGCCGCCGAAGCGCTGCGCCTCGGCCTCGTGCAGGAGGTCGTCCCCGACGGGGAGCAGTACGCGCGCGGCCTCGAGCTCGCGCGCCGCATCGCCGCCCAGGCGCCGCTGGCCGTGCAGGCGGCCCTCGCGAACGCGCGGCTGGCCGTCCGAGATTCGGATGCCGCGGCAGAGGCCGCGCTCCAGCCCGACCTCGTGCGGCTCGCCGCCAGCGAGGACGCGGCGATCGGGATGCGGGCGTTCCTGTCGCGCACGCCGGCCGAGTTCGTCGGGCGCTGA
- a CDS encoding HNH endonuclease signature motif containing protein → MSNSDTFHPPGGLLFEPPPDPLTVLPSDLVDTSLLDASLSPVERRQALFGLYLDDAETEDRQLAVAAARRARRIDELRVLSEQIAAEEAEEESVRRAAFGRPRRTDSGWTVKHRAQAELATEIAAAFTLTRTMAEHLVVESKTLVTGLPLTLDALAAGAMRYEHAKVMASTAADLDAPTRAVFERELVPLAGRMIVPTFRKRAVQVKERLHQQTLDERHQKAVVSRALIFDPGENGMGYLTLHAANEDLAGIYNRITDIALPKTADDNRTLTQRRADVATEILLKGDLCGDGAAGDPETALDGTGKDGKRLGHGVVAQIHIEIPILTLLGKDTAPATLEGSIPVDPATARTLVADAPGFYRLLTDPVTGSIVSFDDRFRHLPPSLRRAVRLIDGKCTGPWCDATANESHGHHPVEWSDSHDTSLANSALACAPDHRLIHNTRWLMNRLPDGDKEWISPCGRRYVIPPQRRLAPGFLEATKKASATTDETPQNWDTPLTDEGNDMPF, encoded by the coding sequence ATGAGCAATTCAGACACGTTCCACCCGCCCGGCGGGCTGTTGTTCGAGCCGCCGCCCGACCCGCTGACGGTCCTCCCGTCGGATTTGGTCGACACCTCCCTGCTGGATGCGTCCCTGTCGCCGGTGGAGCGCCGGCAGGCCCTGTTCGGCCTCTACCTGGACGACGCCGAGACGGAAGACCGGCAGCTCGCCGTGGCGGCGGCCCGGCGGGCCCGCAGGATCGACGAGCTGCGGGTGCTGTCGGAGCAGATCGCCGCCGAAGAAGCCGAAGAAGAAAGCGTGCGCAGGGCCGCGTTCGGGCGTCCCCGCCGGACCGATTCCGGCTGGACGGTGAAGCACCGCGCCCAGGCGGAGCTGGCGACCGAGATCGCGGCCGCGTTCACCCTCACCCGGACCATGGCCGAGCACCTGGTCGTCGAGTCGAAGACCCTCGTCACCGGCCTGCCCCTCACCTTGGACGCGCTGGCGGCCGGGGCGATGCGGTACGAGCACGCGAAAGTCATGGCCTCCACCGCCGCCGACCTCGACGCCCCCACCCGGGCCGTGTTCGAGCGGGAACTGGTGCCGCTCGCCGGACGGATGATCGTCCCGACATTCCGCAAACGGGCGGTCCAGGTGAAGGAACGCCTGCACCAGCAGACGTTGGACGAACGGCACCAGAAAGCCGTCGTCTCCAGGGCTCTGATCTTCGACCCGGGCGAGAACGGGATGGGCTACCTCACCCTGCACGCGGCCAACGAGGACCTGGCCGGGATCTACAACCGGATCACCGACATCGCCCTCCCCAAAACCGCCGACGACAACCGCACCCTGACCCAACGGCGGGCGGATGTCGCGACGGAGATCCTGCTGAAGGGCGACCTGTGCGGCGACGGGGCCGCCGGCGACCCTGAGACGGCGCTTGACGGCACCGGCAAGGACGGGAAGCGCCTCGGCCACGGCGTCGTCGCCCAGATCCACATCGAGATCCCCATCCTCACCCTGCTCGGCAAGGACACCGCGCCGGCGACCCTGGAGGGCAGCATCCCGGTCGACCCCGCCACCGCCCGCACCCTCGTCGCGGACGCACCCGGGTTCTACCGGCTGCTGACCGACCCGGTCACCGGCAGCATCGTCTCCTTCGACGACCGGTTCCGACACCTCCCGCCCTCCCTCCGGAGGGCGGTGAGACTCATCGACGGCAAATGCACCGGACCGTGGTGCGACGCCACCGCGAACGAATCCCACGGTCACCACCCGGTCGAATGGTCCGACAGCCACGACACCTCCCTCGCCAACTCGGCTTTGGCATGCGCACCCGACCACCGGCTCATCCACAACACCCGGTGGCTGATGAACCGGCTCCCCGACGGCGACAAAGAATGGATCAGCCCCTGCGGGCGCCGGTACGTCATCCCACCCCAACGCCGCCTCGCACCCGGCTTCCTCGAAGCCACCAAGAAAGCTAGCGCGACCACAGACGAGACACCGCAGAACTGGGACACCCCACTCACCGACGAAGGGAACGACATGCCCTTCTAG
- a CDS encoding NADPH-dependent F420 reductase: MTTIGIIGAGHIGSQIARGAVKAGYDVVISNSRGPETLADLVTELGPTARAATATEAAAAGDFAVVTVPLKNYREVPVSELAGKIVIDTNNYYFERDGHIPELDNGSATVTGLLQEHLPESHVAKGFNAIDFGAITTDGTPAGTANRRALVTASDHDDAAALVTTLYDDLGFDTVNAGPLSESWRIERDMPGYGKAGDAAAMTTFLALAVRNVDTE, encoded by the coding sequence ATGACAACAATCGGAATCATCGGTGCAGGACACATTGGCAGCCAGATCGCGCGCGGGGCGGTGAAGGCCGGCTACGACGTCGTGATCAGCAACTCGCGCGGACCCGAGACGCTCGCCGACCTCGTAACAGAGCTCGGCCCGACCGCCCGTGCCGCCACCGCGACCGAGGCTGCGGCGGCCGGCGATTTCGCCGTCGTGACCGTTCCGCTCAAGAACTACCGCGAGGTGCCGGTGTCCGAACTGGCCGGCAAGATCGTGATCGACACGAACAACTACTACTTCGAGCGCGACGGCCACATCCCCGAGCTCGATAACGGATCCGCCACCGTGACCGGCCTGCTGCAGGAGCACCTGCCCGAGAGCCACGTCGCGAAGGGCTTCAACGCCATCGATTTCGGCGCCATCACCACGGACGGGACTCCCGCCGGCACCGCGAACCGTCGCGCCCTCGTCACGGCGAGCGACCACGACGACGCTGCCGCGCTCGTCACGACGCTCTACGACGACCTCGGCTTCGACACCGTCAACGCCGGCCCGCTCAGCGAGAGCTGGCGCATCGAGCGCGACATGCCGGGCTACGGCAAAGCCGGCGACGCCGCCGCCATGACGACATTCCTCGCCCTCGCGGTTCGGAACGTAGATACTGAGTAG
- a CDS encoding PspA/IM30 family protein, translating to MAKQSILGRITQLAKANINALLDQAEDPALLLDQMVRDYTNSIAEAESAVAQTIGNLRLVEQDYAEDVAAANDWGRKALAASSKADELRAGGNTVDADKFDNLAKVALGKQFQAEKEAKDAQPTITSQTAVVDKLKGGLDSMRTKLGELSSKRDELIARSKTVDAQRQVQEAIGSIDMLDPTSEISRFEDKIRREEAKVLGQQELAASSLDAQFESLEDLDKQTEIEARLAALKLGAGGSQGSISQ from the coding sequence ATGGCTAAGCAGTCCATCCTCGGCCGCATCACCCAATTGGCCAAGGCCAACATCAACGCGCTGCTCGACCAGGCGGAAGACCCCGCCCTGTTGCTCGACCAGATGGTTCGCGACTACACCAACAGCATCGCCGAGGCCGAGAGCGCCGTCGCCCAGACCATCGGCAACCTGCGACTCGTCGAGCAGGACTACGCCGAGGATGTCGCGGCCGCCAACGACTGGGGCCGCAAGGCTCTGGCGGCGAGCTCGAAGGCGGACGAACTGCGCGCCGGCGGCAACACCGTCGACGCCGACAAGTTCGACAACCTCGCCAAGGTCGCCCTCGGCAAGCAGTTCCAGGCCGAGAAGGAGGCGAAGGACGCGCAGCCGACCATCACCTCGCAGACCGCCGTCGTCGACAAGCTCAAGGGCGGCCTCGACTCGATGCGCACCAAGCTCGGCGAGCTCAGCTCGAAGCGCGACGAACTCATCGCCCGCTCGAAGACGGTCGACGCCCAGCGCCAGGTGCAGGAGGCCATCGGTTCGATCGACATGCTCGACCCGACGAGCGAGATCAGCCGCTTCGAAGACAAGATCCGCCGCGAAGAGGCCAAGGTCCTCGGGCAGCAGGAGCTCGCGGCATCCAGCCTCGACGCCCAGTTCGAGAGCCTCGAGGACCTCGACAAGCAGACCGAGATCGAAGCCCGTCTCGCCGCGCTCAAGCTCGGCGCCGGCGGCTCGCAGGGGTCGATCTCGCAGTAA
- a CDS encoding TPM domain-containing protein, with translation MRSRIVVGAALLAGLFAVVPTAAHAQDPVDLAGAYVLDESGVLDGDTSGIEAALDTLYAEAGIQLFVVYVDSFDGADSSAEWADTTAEISGLGATDALLAIATDDRVYQVSVAEDFPLSDSDLADIEADRLVPELRDDDWEGGAIAFADGLRGEGNGSGSLPVWPFILLLVAAFVGVLVYLFTRRARRAAAGESKLASGEPTQKELDQRAGTVLVEIDDSLRTSEQELGFAVAQFGEEATREFAAALATAKTHVAEAFGIRQKLDDAFPETPAQKRELTLQLIGLAESADTALDAQADAFDALREVEKNAASILDSVDAAAGALDARVRATEATVAQLAGRFSPAAIATVVDNVARARTLLQLAAASSSTARAAIAPAGGSKNGQTVASPAVPVRAAQAGVAQAGQLLDAVDSLAAALDRAVRDLDEAVAETNRDLAEARAVPGAELESVIAATSAGLAAVLPGSEKNPLDAIERVERLDETLGQALAAVRDRQAQEASARSSLDRVLASARTQIATGEEFLTTRRGGVGTDARTRLSAARQALDEAQSLAATDPVGALSSAHRASSLAQQGTDLARGEVDYFERSNADRGYSGGLGGSMSTDSILGGILGGLLQGGGGWSGGGGGSWSGGGSSSRRSTSYGGSSRRSSGGSRRSSGGSRGGRRGGGGRF, from the coding sequence ATGAGGTCACGGATCGTGGTGGGCGCCGCCCTTCTGGCGGGGCTGTTCGCCGTCGTTCCGACCGCCGCTCACGCGCAGGACCCGGTCGATCTGGCCGGCGCCTACGTGCTCGACGAGTCCGGCGTGCTGGACGGCGACACCTCCGGGATCGAGGCCGCGCTCGACACCCTGTACGCCGAGGCCGGCATCCAGCTCTTCGTGGTCTACGTCGACAGCTTCGACGGTGCCGACTCGTCGGCCGAGTGGGCCGACACCACCGCCGAGATCAGCGGTCTCGGCGCGACGGACGCGCTGCTCGCCATCGCGACCGACGACCGCGTCTACCAGGTCTCCGTCGCCGAGGACTTCCCGCTCAGCGACTCCGACCTCGCCGACATCGAGGCCGACCGGCTCGTGCCCGAGCTGCGCGACGACGACTGGGAGGGTGGGGCGATCGCTTTCGCCGACGGCCTGCGCGGCGAGGGCAACGGGTCCGGATCCCTGCCGGTCTGGCCGTTCATCCTGCTGCTCGTCGCCGCGTTCGTCGGGGTACTCGTCTATCTCTTCACCCGCCGGGCACGCCGGGCCGCGGCCGGGGAATCGAAGCTCGCGTCGGGCGAACCCACGCAGAAAGAGCTCGACCAGCGCGCCGGCACTGTGCTCGTCGAGATCGACGACTCGCTGCGCACGAGCGAGCAGGAACTCGGATTCGCTGTCGCCCAGTTCGGCGAGGAAGCCACGCGCGAGTTCGCCGCCGCCCTCGCCACGGCCAAGACCCACGTCGCCGAGGCGTTCGGCATCCGGCAGAAGCTCGACGACGCCTTCCCCGAGACACCCGCGCAGAAGCGCGAGCTCACCCTGCAGCTGATCGGTCTCGCCGAGTCGGCCGACACGGCCCTCGACGCCCAGGCCGATGCCTTCGACGCCCTCCGTGAGGTCGAGAAGAACGCCGCGTCGATCCTCGACTCTGTGGATGCCGCGGCCGGCGCCCTCGACGCCCGGGTGCGCGCCACCGAGGCCACCGTCGCGCAGCTCGCCGGCCGCTTCTCCCCCGCCGCCATCGCCACCGTGGTCGACAACGTGGCACGGGCGCGCACCCTGCTGCAGCTCGCCGCGGCGTCGTCGTCGACGGCCCGCGCCGCGATCGCCCCGGCCGGCGGCTCGAAGAACGGCCAGACCGTCGCTTCGCCCGCGGTGCCCGTGCGCGCCGCGCAGGCCGGCGTCGCCCAGGCCGGCCAACTGCTCGACGCGGTGGACTCGCTGGCCGCCGCGCTCGACCGCGCCGTGCGCGACCTCGACGAGGCCGTCGCGGAGACGAACCGCGATCTCGCGGAGGCCCGTGCTGTGCCCGGCGCCGAGCTCGAGAGTGTGATCGCCGCGACATCCGCCGGTCTGGCAGCCGTGCTGCCGGGCAGCGAGAAGAACCCGCTCGACGCGATCGAACGGGTCGAGCGGCTCGACGAGACCCTGGGCCAGGCGCTCGCGGCCGTGCGCGACCGGCAGGCGCAAGAGGCGAGCGCCCGCTCGTCGCTCGACCGCGTGCTGGCGTCGGCCCGCACGCAGATCGCCACCGGCGAGGAGTTCCTCACCACGCGGCGCGGCGGTGTCGGTACCGACGCCCGCACCCGGCTGTCCGCCGCGCGCCAGGCCCTCGACGAGGCGCAGTCGCTCGCCGCGACCGATCCGGTCGGCGCGCTCTCGTCGGCACACCGCGCCTCGAGCCTCGCCCAGCAGGGCACCGATCTCGCCCGCGGCGAGGTCGACTACTTCGAGCGCTCGAACGCCGACCGTGGCTACTCGGGTGGCCTCGGCGGATCGATGAGTACCGACTCGATCCTCGGCGGCATCCTCGGGGGCCTGCTGCAGGGCGGCGGAGGCTGGTCGGGCGGTGGCGGCGGCAGCTGGTCCGGCGGCGGTTCCAGTAGCCGGCGCTCCACCAGCTATGGCGGCAGCTCGCGGCGCTCCAGCGGCGGTTCCCGGCGATCGAGCGGCGGCTCCCGCGGCGGTCGCCGTGGCGGCGGGGGCCGATTCTGA
- a CDS encoding arginase family protein, giving the protein MPVTFLVVPQWQGSGSSRALRLQDGAEAIRGDLPASFTRVVDVPMEAGDELGSGLPRLGSLQLVRDRMLAELATVPDRAISIGGDCGIALAAVEHVVATTEERVAVLWFDAHPDLNTVATSPSGAFSGMVLRTLLGDGVAGLVPSRTVSPSSVVLAGTRSTDEGEEEYIVSSGITRVGAEQLADPATLVAAVTATGASSVFIHIDLDVFDPADITGVGDPVPFGVDAATLAGSIRAVSAEFSVVGASIAGFSPSSPDAATDDLPTILRLIGALTA; this is encoded by the coding sequence GTGCCGGTCACCTTTCTCGTCGTCCCCCAGTGGCAGGGCTCCGGCTCGTCGCGCGCACTCCGTCTGCAAGACGGCGCCGAGGCGATCCGGGGCGACCTGCCCGCCAGTTTCACCCGCGTCGTCGACGTGCCGATGGAGGCCGGCGACGAACTCGGCTCCGGGCTGCCGCGGCTCGGGTCGTTGCAGCTCGTGCGCGACCGTATGCTCGCGGAACTCGCCACCGTGCCCGACCGGGCGATCAGCATCGGCGGCGACTGCGGCATCGCCCTCGCCGCGGTGGAACACGTCGTCGCGACGACGGAGGAGCGCGTCGCCGTTCTCTGGTTCGACGCCCACCCCGACCTGAACACCGTCGCCACCTCGCCGTCCGGAGCATTCTCCGGGATGGTGTTGCGCACTCTGCTCGGCGACGGCGTGGCCGGCCTCGTGCCTTCCCGCACCGTCTCGCCTTCCTCCGTCGTGCTCGCGGGCACGCGCTCGACCGACGAGGGCGAGGAGGAGTACATCGTCTCGTCCGGCATCACCCGGGTCGGAGCGGAGCAGCTGGCCGACCCCGCGACGCTCGTCGCGGCAGTGACGGCGACGGGCGCGTCATCCGTCTTCATCCACATCGACCTCGACGTTTTCGACCCGGCCGACATCACCGGTGTCGGCGACCCGGTGCCGTTCGGTGTCGATGCGGCCACGCTCGCGGGAAGCATCCGCGCCGTGTCAGCCGAGTTCTCCGTCGTCGGTGCGAGCATCGCGGGCTTCTCCCCCTCGTCGCCGGATGCCGCGACCGACGATCTGCCCACGATCCTGCGTTTGATCGGCGCATTGACGGCGTAG
- a CDS encoding dihydrolipoyl dehydrogenase family protein, with amino-acid sequence MTDTEFDLIVIGAGAVAENVADRAVQGGLTAVLIESELVGGECSYWACMPSKALLRSGIALRAAQNVGGTKEAVTGELDVAATLARRDSFTSNWDDQGQVDWVESAGIALVRGHGRITGVRTVSVEHGDGSHTQLTARHAVVVATGSDPVLPDIPGIADVQPWTPREATSAKIIPASLAIVGGGVVAVEMATAYASFGSDVTIIARSGLLTTQEDFAGELVGESLRALGVTITTGVSPTSASRDDAGVTLELSDGSSVLAAEVLVAAGRQPRTTDIGLDTVGIAVGDWLDVDDTLLVRADTNHKHGWLYATGDVNHRALLTHQGKYQARAAGDVIAARAQSKAVHDGAWGAHAATADHAAVPQVTFSDPEVASVGLTSDAARKAGYDIRVVDYELGSVAGASLQADGYKGRARMVVDEKRKVIVGLTFVGQDVSEMIHAATIAVVGEVPIDRLWHAVPAYPTMNEIWLRLLETYGRP; translated from the coding sequence ATGACCGACACCGAATTTGACCTCATCGTTATCGGCGCTGGCGCCGTCGCCGAAAACGTCGCGGACCGCGCAGTGCAGGGCGGCCTCACGGCGGTGCTCATCGAGAGCGAGCTCGTCGGCGGCGAGTGCAGCTACTGGGCGTGTATGCCGTCGAAGGCCCTCCTCCGCAGCGGGATCGCGCTGCGCGCCGCACAGAACGTCGGCGGCACCAAAGAGGCCGTGACCGGCGAGCTCGACGTCGCCGCCACCCTCGCGCGCCGCGACTCGTTCACCAGCAACTGGGACGACCAGGGCCAGGTCGACTGGGTCGAGAGCGCCGGCATCGCGCTCGTGCGCGGGCACGGCCGCATCACCGGCGTGCGCACCGTCTCGGTCGAGCACGGCGACGGATCGCACACGCAGCTCACCGCGCGGCACGCCGTCGTGGTCGCCACCGGCTCCGACCCGGTGCTGCCCGACATCCCCGGCATCGCCGACGTGCAGCCGTGGACCCCGCGCGAGGCGACGAGCGCCAAGATCATCCCCGCGAGCCTCGCCATCGTCGGCGGCGGCGTCGTGGCGGTCGAGATGGCCACCGCGTACGCCAGCTTCGGCAGCGACGTGACCATCATCGCCCGCAGCGGACTGCTCACCACCCAGGAGGACTTCGCCGGAGAACTCGTCGGCGAATCGCTGCGCGCCCTCGGCGTCACCATCACGACGGGCGTCTCCCCCACCTCGGCGAGCCGCGACGACGCGGGCGTCACCCTCGAACTCTCCGACGGCAGCTCCGTGCTCGCCGCCGAGGTCCTGGTCGCTGCCGGACGCCAGCCTCGCACGACCGACATTGGGCTCGACACCGTGGGTATCGCCGTCGGCGACTGGCTCGACGTCGACGACACGCTGCTCGTTCGCGCCGACACCAACCACAAGCACGGTTGGCTCTACGCGACCGGCGATGTGAACCACCGCGCGCTGCTCACCCACCAGGGCAAGTACCAGGCGCGCGCCGCCGGCGACGTCATCGCGGCCCGCGCGCAGAGCAAGGCGGTGCACGACGGCGCCTGGGGCGCGCACGCCGCGACCGCCGACCACGCCGCCGTGCCGCAGGTGACGTTCAGCGACCCGGAGGTGGCCTCGGTCGGGCTCACCTCGGATGCCGCGCGAAAGGCCGGCTACGACATCCGCGTGGTCGACTACGAACTCGGATCGGTCGCCGGCGCGAGCCTGCAGGCCGACGGCTACAAGGGCCGGGCGCGCATGGTCGTCGACGAGAAGCGCAAGGTCATCGTGGGGCTGACCTTCGTCGGCCAGGACGTCAGCGAGATGATCCACGCCGCGACCATCGCGGTCGTCGGCGAGGTGCCGATCGACCGGCTCTGGCACGCCGTTCCCGCCTACCCGACGATGAACGAGATCTGGCTGCGGCTGCTCGAGACCTACGGGCGGCCGTAG
- a CDS encoding sigma-70 family RNA polymerase sigma factor yields MVERLVAERGDALTRYAYFVCGSRDDAADLVQDALVKTFGRLRNGFSVASAEGYVRRAILNTYIDRGRRTSRWRRIAHLTAVPDVADSPSADSESRIDLQEELRKLTPRERACLVLRYYEDLKVDDIAATLELSSGAVKRYLSDGLSKMAVSLAEDTDDESPDATITTLGARNGK; encoded by the coding sequence GTGGTGGAACGACTCGTCGCGGAGCGCGGCGACGCGCTCACCCGCTACGCCTACTTCGTCTGCGGCAGCCGCGACGACGCGGCCGACCTCGTGCAGGACGCCCTCGTGAAGACCTTCGGGCGTCTGCGCAACGGGTTCTCCGTCGCCAGCGCCGAGGGATACGTGCGCCGCGCCATCCTCAACACCTATATCGACCGCGGCCGTCGCACCTCGCGCTGGCGCAGGATCGCCCATCTGACGGCGGTGCCGGATGTCGCGGACTCCCCTTCCGCGGACTCCGAGTCGCGCATCGACCTGCAGGAGGAACTGCGCAAGCTCACGCCGCGCGAACGCGCCTGCCTCGTGCTGCGCTACTACGAGGACCTCAAGGTCGACGACATCGCGGCCACCCTCGAACTGAGCTCCGGCGCGGTGAAGCGCTACCTCAGCGACGGCCTCTCCAAGATGGCCGTCTCGCTCGCCGAGGACACCGACGACGAATCACCCGACGCAACGATCACCACCCTGGGAGCACGCAATGGCAAGTGA